The DNA region CCCAGGGCCTGGGTGGTTTTTTACACACCTCAGAGTAGGCCTCGCCGAGCTCTTTCAATCACGCCTGCGGGAAGATAAGTTTTTCTTTCTCAACTGGCCTTTGGTTTCCTCTGCCCTTCCTCGCTCCCCCGGGGAAACGAGTGGAAAAAACCTGAGAATTTTCCCCAATTTTCCCAAATCGGAAAAAGAGCCCGGTAAGGCTGGATGCGTtgttctcctccttccccatcctAACCCAGGGCTGATAAGGGGGTGACAACGATCTGGGACTGGTACGGACTGGGAAGAGGAGTGTCCGGACCTCCGGGTGCCTGTGTTGGTGTACAGAGACATCCAGAAAAAAGGTTCGCTGTCTTGTCGGAATCTGGTAGCTgtatcaatagatagaacaaaaGACCTACAGCCCTTTGCAAACAGATAACTAAATGATACCCACGATCTACATGCAAAATATATATGATTAGGTATTTGCCCCGAGTGTGCATGCGACTACCCCGATGCTATATCTCTACACATTAAATATGTAGGGTTATGTGCATATGACTCAGAAAATAAACCCAACAATTGCCACTGGAAAAGCTACAGGTGTCAGTGGCAGGGTTATAGAgaggtttttgcttttttaatatgagaaataaagaaagggaaataGATTGAGAAACTGAAAATGGACTTAAGTGTTAAGAAAAGGAGTAAAGCCATTCAGTTATCTTTCTGTTCTTAGTGGAGATGCAAAGAAAATTGTATGATGTAAAACGATTGCCATGACACCTAAGGTTGCACATATTGGATCACTGGCATCCTTATGAGACCAAATGTAATTTTAAGAAGATATTGAAAGACTCCTGGTtgtctatttttgtctttggtaCATATAGGTGGAAGAGCAATGTTTGATAAAGCCACTGTAACTTGATTTTAAACACTTCCATCTGACACAGTGCTTCTAAGGGGCAATCATTTTGCAGAAGGTGTGATGTTCAGAGTTATCAGAAACAAGCTTGTTTAAAGCTGGCATTCCAAGTCAACAAGAGGTAGAATGAAGAAGTGCTCTTCTCCATAATCCAGTACTTTTCCAACTGACATTTGACCTGATTGTAGGATCCCTAGGGAAGAAAAGTTTTCTTTACAACTCTGCCAGCCTTTTTCCCCCCACTATACCTCCCCTCTCCAAATAATTAGATTGTATTCCTATTTGCACCAGGAAACCGTGTTTTGGCCCAGAACTGTCTGTCTCTCTTTGCCTTCGCAGACAAAGGGCAGTCGGTGGCACAAGTCTGAAGTTATCTTAAGAAATTGAGATCCCCCTGCGAGCCCGCATTTCTGCTGATCTCACACTTTCCCATGAACAGGGGCTTCCTTTAAATGTCAGTGAGGTCAGTTTATCCTATAAATCAAGGGCAAACACTCTCCAACTAAAGCTCCAACCACctccaaataagaaaaaaactagGCTCTTAGAAGAATCTTGTAAATCCACAATCTGGAAACAAGAAGATGAGAAATCAAGGGCCTACATTAATTACTTAAAGAGATAATTATGCCAATGTGGTGGCAACTGAGAAAGGCAGGAAATAATTAAAGGACGTTTTCCCCCTCTCCTATTTAATTTTACTCTGAACTTTTAAAACTTTGGACTGAGAAGTTAAGAAGGTAAATTCTCTATCTCTGCATTATTTGAATTCTTCTCTCCCTACCAAGAAAGACGTTAACGCCGTTTTTTAACAAcgcagtaaaagaaaataaaccctGGTCTCCTGCGGAAGCCCAGCCGGGCTCAGGGAGTCGTCCTGACCGCGCAGAAAAGACTCTTGCGACCCGGTTAGGTCAGGGGTGAGAAAGCAAAGAAACAGTGGGGCACCGCCGAAAACGTGCAGGGACAACTAGATGTCTGCTCTGCATTCCCATAGACGGGGAACCTCTAAGGAAAGAGGCAGGAGCAGGGAGACGCAGGAAAGACTTCAGAAAGGATGGCCTGATAGTGCCGCGTATTTTATTTCCATCACCTCAGTGGCTGGTACCACTTGTGAGATATATCTTTTACTCTGTTCAGGTAAAGAGAGaacgctgggggtgggggcgtgggggggggggagagggagagcggGAGAAGAGGGAAGTAAAGCAGAAAATTGGTCATTCAATGAGCTGCATGCAAGCTACAAGCAGTAACTTCTGGACCTCCGTTTCTGAGGAAAATGAAGTGAAGCATAAGAATGAAACCAATTAGGTGACATTTGAACTTTCTGCCTCAGCAAATTTGGCCTGATTGCCAGAACCCAAGAAGGCGAACACTGCAATTTCCACAGCGTGCCCGACTCCTCGCCGGCGCATCTAATGCCCGAGCAAGCTGCGGGCAGCGGCGTCTGAAGCCTGCGGCCCCCACGCCTGCTCCGGCCTCCCGGGCTGCGCCCCAAGTCCGGCCCCGGCTGCGCTCTCCAAGTGAGCGAGCCCGGCTGGAGCTGCCGCGgcgcggggggtgggggcgggtggAAAATGCGAACCATGTGTTGGGGATGGGGGGATGTTATGGGTTTGGTAGTTTGAGATGAGGCAGGAGACTGTGTGTGGCAAGGAAACGAGGGGCAGGAGTTTCAAGTTAATGAGATCAGGGCACCCCCCGGGAGAATGTCTTACGTTTCCAAAGGAAAAAACCTCAGGTGGTGGGATCGACACCGGCCGAGAGGACGCAGATACCCGGACCCCCGCTGGGGGTGGACTAGGGAGGGCGCTGCATATATATCTGCACACCCCGGCCCTGAGCCCCTACCTTGGTCGGTGATGGAGCGGATGCCCAGAATGTCGGTGACCGAGTGCGAAGAGGGCCAGGTGCGCGGCATGGCCACTGAACCCGGGATGGCGGGTACCCCGGGAGGCGTGGGGACCTTAGCGGCCGCCGCCGTGATGGGGCTGGGGTAAGAGTAGATGTGGTTGTAGGGCAGGGCGGGCTGCGGCGCTGGCTGGTGCTGCTTGTACGAGTCGTAGTGGCTCTGCTGAGCCAGGTTGCCGATCTTGTTGCGCAGGATGCGGCTGATGGAGCTCACCGAAGGCACGTTGTACTTGTCGCACACGCCGTCCGCCAGCAGGCGGTCCCGGATCTCCCAGGCGAAGATGCCGGGGTCCCTCTGCTTGTAGGTCCGGATGTGTTTCACCACAGTGGGGGTTGTGACCCGAGGCTTGCTACCTCCGATAGCCCCCGGCAAGATCGAGCCCGTCTCGTTGTAGCGCGCCAAGATCTTACTGACGCAGCCGTGCGAGACCCGCAGCTGGCGGCTGATGTCACACGGCCGGATGCCCAGTTGGGCCAGTTCCACTATGCGAAGCCGGATGGCGTTGGGCAGTGGCCGCCCGTTCACGAACACTCCTCCCAGCTGGTTCACCTCCCCGAAGGCTGGCTCTGCAAAACGAACACACGGCGCGCGGGGACGCGCACCCGCCGCTTGGGACAGCCGTCTGCCACCCGGCTTCCGCGCGCGTCCGGGAAGAAGGCGAACCAACCCCTCCTGGGTCAAGAACAGGgtctgccccccctccccccaaacagGACGGTCTTCGAACCTCGCCGAACGGCCCAAAGCGGCCGCAGCCGGGTCGGGTGCCCTCCCTCGTTCCCGCCGGGCCAGCGGCCACGACAAACAAGTAAACTCAGGGCCGCCCCAGGCGCTCGGTGTAGTCGGGGAAATCGGTCTTGACGCCTGCGACGGCTCCTTCCCGCCTGCTCGGAGCTCGAGTCCTTGGGCTGCTCCCGCTCGAGCCCCAGCGCCTCGCCTGGGGACTGGCGCAGTTAGGCGGGGTCTAGGGGAAGCCGGCGGTTCTCTGTTTTGTTGGCATGTATGCGCGTGTGTGCAACAAAACTTGGTCTGCCACCGGGGCTGCGGGGCTCGCTGATGCCACAGCGCCCTTCCCTTAGAACCAGAAAATGGCAAGGACAACAACCCAGCAGCCGGCGTTCAGACGCGACTGCTGTGCGCCGCTGACCCTCAGCGAGTTCCTACAACGTGTAGAAACACGAGCAAAGTCAATAAGACGAGGGTGAGCGCTCAGCGGTGCGCGCcctcgctccctccctccctcgccCGCTCGCTCGCGCCCGCCCTCCCTCCCGGGCTCTGACAGCGTCCCCCGCCGCCGCTCACCCATTGCTCCGAGCAGCACAGCGACAGGGCCCCAGTTCCGCAATCCCAGAAGGAAACTTCTCGCACGGCCGCAGTGGCCCGGTCTGTCGGTGCCCCGGGCCGCCGGTGCCTCTGCTTCTCCCGGGGAGGAGGCGGCGAGAGTacgaaaggaaggagtaaaaggAAGTCCGTGCCCTGATGAAAGAGGCTTGAGTTCTGCATTTCAATCTAAGCAGCAGCGTGGGCTGGgctgagcggggccgggcggcgcCGTCTATCACTCACTGGGGACACGCCCTCGGGAGGCGGGCCGGAGGGCGAGCTGCGCGGTGATTGGTGCGGCTCGGTGAGTAGCAGCGCGGCTCGGGGAACTCCTTCCGCTGTCTCTCTCGGGCTAGCTCCGCACCTGGGTgactaaatacaatgaaatgggtGTTTGACTTCTTCCCAGGGGCCGCGCAAACAGACAACAAAATCAGACAGGGTAAAAATGCTGAATCAGCAAATGAAAGCGTTTGGTCCGAGTAAGAGTGACTCAAAGGGAAAAGGGGCCGAGGAGAGCTCTTTGAGGGTTCCATCCACTCCAGACGGGAGGCAGGCGCCTCCATTTAGGAAAGGGGTCTTAGAATAATTATTATGCAAGCCTCGAAAGGGCTGCCAGGAGGGGAGCGCTGGCACCTACCGACCCTGCCCCACTCCAGGCCACACCAGGAGGTGTTGGAGAGACGCAGGGAGGCCGAACCCGAAGTGGGGGCCCTTGGGCGGCTGGCTCCCCGCGGTGTTCCCCAGTGGATTCACACAGGAACGTGGGCCTGTCGCTCGCCACGCAGGCTCGAGGCAGAGACCATGCCATGTGCGGAGAACTTAGCCACACATGACTAAAACGCGCTCTCAGCCCAAGGTCGAACGATTGCCTGTGTCTAGGGAGCTCCTAGGCACCGGTGTTTGTCCACCTTCTCCCCACCAGTGAGCTACCGCAAAGTGGTTCTGTTTAAATATGAAAGTGCCTTGTTCCAAAGACGGTGAACGCCGGCACATGTATGTAATTCCCGCGTCTTTGACTCGGCTATTAGGCTGTTCTCTGCTTGCTTCTGCATTTTCACTTTCGTTCACTCTAAATCTAATCAGAAGTGTGCAGTAAGGTTTTTGGAAATCAAAATCATTCACATCTTCATTCAAGAATAtgaatcaaaataaaaacaagatggGGAGCAATTTTAAAAACGAATTGGGGACGTTGTACTATTTCGAGTCAAGGATACTGTTATTGCTACTTGACAGTCACACAAGTATTGTGCACACAGGATTCACAATTTGAGGGATGTGTATGGAGAGGTATTTACACACAGGGACGCTGACTGGGCCCAGATCCCGGGCCACTAGGTGACAGGAACCCAGGAAAAACCAATCAACGACGCTTCTTGAAACTAACAGTGATCTCCCGATCCTCATGCTTCAATGGTGAGACGCGCTCCAAGTTCGAAATCAGAGGTAAGAAGGATTTGAGAGATAAAGGAAAGATGAGTGCAAGCACCTTTAATTCCTCACAATCAGGATCTGGTGAAAAGTCTCATAACTAGAACTTGTTCTTTTTCGGctttaaatgtttaaattcttCTCAAATTTTGACTTGGTAGCGATTTCGACCTAGTCTGATCCCCAAATCCCCGTTGTGTGGCATTGCATGGCGCTTTACAACGCGAAGGGCCTTCGGGAATCCAAGATTTTAGAAGCAGCAGCTTCTTGGGGCTGGGGTGTAAATTAGCTGAGATTTTGCGCTAAGGGCAGCTTAGGACTTTGCCTTAGGCTTGCGTGACGGAACGAACGTGCTCGGGGTCTTGATCAGGAATCCAACTGACACACACACCCAGACACACGTAGTATTGATCTCCGTACGGACTCTGCGCGGGTTCCGTGCGTCCAGTGAACGCCTTGCGGTCTGTGGGGCTGCGATaccagtttaaaaacaaacaaactgttCGCTGGCAAGACCCAATACACTACTGGGGGTCTAGATGACCTAACACGCAACTCCCTCTcattcgccccccccccccctcgctCAACTGCCACACACCTCCCGCGCTCGCGCACAAGTCCGCTCTCAACTCTCAGTTTCCACCTGCTCAACTCCGcggaccccaccccaccccccgagCGCGTGGGGCAGCTTCCCGGACAGGCAGATGCCCAGCTCCCCAGGCGACCCTGACGCCCTCTCTCGCGGGAGAG from Dasypus novemcinctus isolate mDasNov1 chromosome 3, mDasNov1.1.hap2, whole genome shotgun sequence includes:
- the PAX9 gene encoding paired box protein Pax-9 isoform X1, translating into MEPAFGEVNQLGGVFVNGRPLPNAIRLRIVELAQLGIRPCDISRQLRVSHGCVSKILARYNETGSILPGAIGGSKPRVTTPTVVKHIRTYKQRDPGIFAWEIRDRLLADGVCDKYNVPSVSSISRILRNKIGNLAQQSHYDSYKQHQPAPQPALPYNHIYSYPSPITAAAAKVPTPPGVPAIPGSVAMPRTWPSSHSVTDILGIRSITDQGVSDSSPYHSPKVEEWGSLGRNNFPAAAPHAVNGLEKGALEQEAKYGQAPNGLPAVSSFVSASSMAPYPTPAQVSPYVTYGASPSGYVAGPGWQHAGGTPLSPHNCDIPASLAFKGMQAAREEAELEVGAREDRGFRTRSGCLPLEKLLNHSEPQYPQCLKGKYLTTALPLYCKIILRNKSDNRSKSVVNVVQPWQKMDSIIMFPVS
- the PAX9 gene encoding paired box protein Pax-9 isoform X4; the encoded protein is MEPAFGEVNQLGGVFVNGRPLPNAIRLRIVELAQLGIRPCDISRQLRVSHGCVSKILARYNETGSILPGAIGGSKPRVTTPTVVKHIRTYKQRDPGIFAWEIRDRLLADGVCDKYNVPSVSSISRILRNKIGNLAQQSHYDSYKQHQPAPQPALPYNHIYSYPSPITAAAAKVPTPPGVPAIPGSVAMPRTWPSSHSVTDILGIRSITDQGVSDSSPYHSPKVEEWGSLGRNNFPAAAPHAVNGLEKGALEQEAKYGQERKMPLYYPSPLWHRSRTGGGSSRGPWIQDPLWLSALGKAAESLRASVSPVSKREVFNNSFTSVL
- the PAX9 gene encoding paired box protein Pax-9 isoform X6, producing MEPAFGEVNQLGGVFVNGRPLPNAIRLRIVELAQLGIRPCDISRQLRVSHGCVSKILARYNETGSILPGAIGGSKPRVTTPTVVKHIRTYKQRDPGIFAWEIRDRLLADGVCDKYNVPSVSSISRILRNKIGNLAQQSHYDSYKQHQPAPQPALPYNHIYSYPSPITAAAAKVPTPPGVPAIPGSVAMPRTWPSSHSVTDILGIRSITDQGVSDSSPYHSPKVEEWGSLGRNNFPAAAPHAVNGLEKGALEQEAKYGQKQNWRWELERTVDSGPALVVCPWKSC
- the PAX9 gene encoding paired box protein Pax-9 isoform X2, which encodes MEPAFGEVNQLGGVFVNGRPLPNAIRLRIVELAQLGIRPCDISRQLRVSHGCVSKILARYNETGSILPGAIGGSKPRVTTPTVVKHIRTYKQRDPGIFAWEIRDRLLADGVCDKYNVPSVSSISRILRNKIGNLAQQSHYDSYKQHQPAPQPALPYNHIYSYPSPITAAAAKVPTPPGVPAIPGSVAMPRTWPSSHSVTDILGIRSITDQGVSDSSPYHSPKVEEWGSLGRNNFPAAAPHAVNGLEKGALEQEAKYGQAPNGLPAVSSFVSASSMAPYPTPAQVSPYVTYGASPSGYVAGPGWQHAGGTPLSPHNCDIPASLAFKGMQAAREGEKNAFILSLSIMAQKQNWRWELERTVDSGPALVVCPWKSC
- the PAX9 gene encoding paired box protein Pax-9 isoform X3, producing the protein MEPAFGEVNQLGGVFVNGRPLPNAIRLRIVELAQLGIRPCDISRQLRVSHGCVSKILARYNETGSILPGAIGGSKPRVTTPTVVKHIRTYKQRDPGIFAWEIRDRLLADGVCDKYNVPSVSSISRILRNKIGNLAQQSHYDSYKQHQPAPQPALPYNHIYSYPSPITAAAAKVPTPPGVPAIPGSVAMPRTWPSSHSVTDILGIRSITDQGVSDSSPYHSPKVEEWGSLGRNNFPAAAPHAVNGLEKGALEQEAKYGQAPNGLPAVSSFVSASSMAPYPTPAQVSPYVTYGASPSGYVAGPGWQHAGGTPLSPHNCDIPASLAFKGMQAAREGSHSVTASAL
- the PAX9 gene encoding paired box protein Pax-9 isoform X5, producing the protein MEPAFGEVNQLGGVFVNGRPLPNAIRLRIVELAQLGIRPCDISRQLRVSHGCVSKILARYNETGSILPGAIGGSKPRVTTPTVVKHIRTYKQRDPGIFAWEIRDRLLADGVCDKYNVPSVSSISRILRNKIGNLAQQSHYDSYKQHQPAPQPALPYNHIYSYPSPITAAAAKVPTPPGVPAIPGSVAMPRTWPSSHSVTDILGIRSITDQGVSDSSPYHSPKVEEWGSLGRNNFPAAAPHAVNGLEKGALEQEAKYGQESYLRWQTNPVWFLRGPYSRGNISGQKEVDPYMGLVDIVTELLKSPT